A region of Drosophila mauritiana strain mau12 chromosome 3L, ASM438214v1, whole genome shotgun sequence DNA encodes the following proteins:
- the LOC117139944 gene encoding cuticle protein 65 has translation MFKLIALISALCAVANAGVISPYSHGYGLGYGAALAPAYAAPAVISHAPIIKSYAAPIVAHPVATSYANTYKVATKAIPVVHAASLVHAAPLVHAVPALHSTSTYHGSYGGYGSYGLGYAGYGHGAYLH, from the exons ATGTTCAAACTG ATTGCCCTCATCTCTGCCCTGTGCGCCGTGGCCAATGCCGGAGTAATCTCGCCCTACAGCCATGGATATGGACTGGGATACGGTGCCGCTCTGGCTCCGGCTTATGCCGCTCCGGCTGTGATCTCGCACGCCCCGATCATCAAGAGCTACGCCGCTCCCATTGTCGCCCACCCGGTGGCCACCTCCTATGCCAACACCTACAAGGTggccaccaaggccatcccaGTGGTCCATGCCGCTTCCCTGGTGCACGCTGCTCCTCTGGTCCATGCCGTGCCTGCTCTGCACTCCACCTCCACCTACCACGGATCCTATGGCGGCTACGGCAGCTACGGTCTGGGATACGCCGGCTACGGACACGGAGCCTACCTGCACTAA